In Spiroplasma chinense, the DNA window CTGGATCATTTGTAGTTTTATTTAAGTAAATTCCTGCTGCAAAATCAATAATATCTTCTTTGGTTTCTCTTCCAGCTCCTAAATGCATTGAAAGATATCCCAAACCATCAGCGGATGCAAAAGAAACATAACCATCTTTTTCTGCTTTAATTTCAATAACATGTTTTGTTGAGAAATGTTTATCATAGTCCTCTATTTTTGAAAAATCTCCACCTTGTGCTTGTACAAAATCTTTCAAATAATGAGCTGCCTTACCAGATTGCAATACTTGTAAAACTTCTTGTTTAGCAACCTCTAAGTCACTAAATTTACCTGTCTGAGTTAATGTTAAAGCTGCAGCTACAGTACACAGTTCTACCAAATCTTCTGGCCCTTTTCCGTGTAAGGTATCTCAAGCTTCTTTAACTTCAATTGCATTACCAATTGCTTTTCCAAGTGGTTTGTCCATGTTAGTTAACATAACACTTACATTTCTGTTGTGTGCTTTTCCAATTGAAATCATTGTTTTTGACAATAAACTTGCGCTATCCATATCTTTCATAAATGCACCACTACCAACTTTTACGTCCAGTACAATGCTGTCAGCTGGTACTACAAGTTTTTTTGACATAATACTTGATGCAATCAAAGGAATTGAGTCTACAGTCCCTGTAACATCTCTTAAAGCATATAATTTCTTGTCAGCTGGTACTACATTTGAAGATTGACTCATAATTGATAAACCAACAGTGTTTAAGATTTCTTTAAATCTTTCTTCACTGATTTCACCAGTTCAACCAGTACAACTTTCAAGTTTGTCAATTGTTCCACCAGTTTGTCCTAATCCTCTTCCAGATAATTTTGAAACTTTTACTCCAAAACTTGCAACAAGTGGTGCAAAGATAAGACTTGTTTTATCTCCAACTCCTCCAGTTGAGTGTTTGTCTGCAAAAGGGCCTTCTACTCCATCTAAGTTATAAGTAATTCCAGATTCAATCATGGTGCTTGTAAAAACACTCAATTCAGTTTCTGTCATTCCATTAAATCAAACAGCCATATTAAATGCAGCCATTTGATAATCTTTTAAAGTATCTTTTACAAATGATTCTACTAATCATTTTATTTCTTGTTCACTTAATTCAATTTTGTTTTTTTTCTTAGTTATAATTGTTGAAAAATTCATATATTCACACTTTCTAAGCTAATAGCATTTCTAGAAAATATTAATAAAAGTAAGTTCTGTTTTTTTTGTCCACTCTTTTTGGAACAACTTTTTTGTCTGTTACATCAACATTAGCATATTTGTCCATATTTTTTTGAACTTCTTTTTTAATATTTTGAGTTAATAAATCTGTTTTGATTGATATAAACTTTTCTGGTATTAAAGGTTTTCCAAAGATTACTTTAACTCTTAATTTTCCTTTGGGTCTTTTTTCATAAAGTTTATATGAATCCATTATTGTTACTGGCACAACTGGCGCGTAAGCCATTTGTGCCACTTTCATACTTGCTCCTAAAAATTCTCCCATTTCTTGTTTTTGACTTCTTGTTCCTTCCGGGAAAATTACTAAACTTCTTTTATATACATTTATTAATTCTTTACCCTCTTTCATAGCATTTAAAGCACTTCTTGGACTATTTCTATCTAAAGGAATGTTGTCTGTTAAATTCATAAAATGTTTAAAAACTTTAGTTTTTCATAATTCTTGTTTTGCAATAAATGCAACTGGTTGCTGTAATGAAAAATCATTAATAGCCAACATTAAAATCGGGTCTAAGTTTGATTGATGATTTGGTGCTAAAATTACACCTTTGTCAATTCAATTTTCTATTCCAAATACATGAATTTCTGTATTTGCAATCTTTAGAATTTTTCTAATTTTCTTTTTAACCCAGTTATAACGATATTCTTCAGAATAAGAATTTGGATCACTTTTAATTCTTTTTGTTATTTTTTTAGCTTTTACAACAGTACGTCAAATCGATCATGCTTGAAAAAACAAAGTAGATTTACTAATATAAATCTTTGCCTTTGTATCCACTAATTCTTCTTGTTCATTTTCAGTTACCTGAATGTTATTTTTGTTATTTTCCATTATTTTTTCCTCTCATAAGTTCTAACTTCAAATTCTGTAAATTTTTGTGTATCTGTTAGATCAAAATTATTTAAATCAAATTCTGGCGCAAATACATCACCTTTATATTCTTCATAAATATAACTAATAATCAATTTATCTGCATCATTTAAAGATGCATCAAAAATTTTCTTCCCTCCAATTATTATAATTTCTTCTTGACTATTTTTAAAGTCTTTTAATCACTTTTCTAAGTTATTATCAACTTTTAAGTTCTCGTCAGTTAAATCCATTGGTCTAGAAGTAATTACAATATTTGTTCTTTTTGGAAGTGGTTTTAATTTTAAAGAATCTCAAGTGTTTCTTCCCATCAAAACAGTTTTGTGTTTTGTAGACTTTACAAAGTGTTGCATTTCTTCTTTAATGTTTCAAGGTAATTTGCCTTCAAAACCAATTACTCCATTTAAAGTTTGTGCTCAAATTAAAGTTACCATTAAACAGCCACCTCTCCTTTAATTGCAGGATGTGATTCATAATCTACAACTTTTATATCTTTGTATTTAATATCAAAGATAGTTTTTCCTTCAAAATCGATTTCAAGTTTTGGTAATTTTTTAGGTTCTCTTGTAAGTTGTAATTTAACTTGTTCTAAGTGGTTTGAATAAATATGTGCATCTCCAATTGTATGAACAAAGTATCTTGGCTTTAAATTGCATTCTAAAGCCACTAGAGTAAGTAAAATTGAGTATGAAGCAATATTAAATGGAACACCTAAAAAAATATCTCCACTTCTTTGATAAAGTTGTAAGTCTAAAAAACCTTCTGTTGAAACATAGAACTGGAAGAAAGCGTGACAAGGAGGCAATGCCATTTTGTCAACCTCTGCTGGATTTCAAGCACTTATAATGTGTCTTCTTGAATCTGGTTTAGTTTTAATATCGTGAATCAAAGACTTTAATTGGTCTTTACCATTAAAGTCTCTTCATTGTTTTCCATAAACTGGTCCAAGTTCACCATAAACTTTGGCAAATTCATTATCATTTTTAATTTTTGCTACAAATTCTTCTAAAGTTTCATTATTGTAATCTTTTGAAAGTTTAAAAATTTCAAAAGGTCATTCATTTCAGATTTTTACATCATTGTCTACAAGATACTTTATGTTTGTATCTCCATTAATAAATCAAAGCATTTCGTGTATTATAGCTTTTAAAAATACTTTTTTAGTTGTAACAAGAGGAAAACCTTCTCTTAAATCATATCTTGATTGAGTACCAAAAAGTGAAATAGTACCAGTTCCAGTTCTATCACTTCTTTTTTCACCATTTTCAAGTACATTTTCTATTAAGTCTAAATATTGTTTCATTGTGCCTCCTTTTTTACAAATTTAAAGCTGTAGCTACAGCATAGTTTTTTTCATGAGCTATAGAAATTTCTATATGTTTTAAATCTTCATTTAAAACTATTGGTTTTTTTCCATTATAACCAATATTCATATTTTTAGGTAATAATGGATTATCAACCACTTTTATAATAGCTTCTTTAACAGCTCATCTTCCAGCTAAAAATTGTTTTTTAGCATCATCAGATTCTAATTTTTCTAAATATTTCATTTCATCATTATGAAGAATTGATTTAATCATAGATTCAGTTAACTGAATTCTGTTAACTTCAACTATATCAATACCTATTTTGTTCATTAGTATCCTCCAATAGTTGCATAATCAAAGTAATATCTTAGTCAAAAACCATCATAGTCTGCTTTTAACATCGAATTATTTTTTGTTATTAATCATTTTGAATTATCATTTAAATTTGTCTCTCAATCATCTGTTACACCTTTTTTAAAGTAATTTGAAAGTATACCACCATTATAAGACATTTCCATTCCATTTGCCAATCAACTTGTTGATCAGTATGAAGGAATAAATAAAGGAACATCTAAGTTAGTCATTGCATTTTGGTTAACATAGAAAATGTTTCTCATTAAACTGTAAGTTCTGTTTGGACTTCTCAATATTTTTGCCAACAAGTGATTTGCTTGATATTTATCTAAACTGTCATAATGATCTGCAAGAGTCATAAATGGATTTTCAATTCCATTATCTTTTGTTCATTTATAAAAGTCTCTAAATGAACTTGGTGTCATTAATGAAGTATTTTCAGATGTAAGTTCAATGTTTTTAGCATTTCTATAATCTTCTAACGCATTCATAATTTGACTACTTGATATAATTGTTCCATTTCTTGCACCTTCATCAGTTGTCATATATTGGTCAAATAAGTCAATTGAACTCAATAAAGTTTCACTTGTAATTCTAAACAAGTTTCTTGTGTCTTCTGGCATTAAATCTATACAAGTTGCAATTGGTGCTTTTAGAGGGTTATTACTTGAATAACCTTCTAACATAAGTTGTGCGTAAGTGTCAAAAATATCTGATGGTAATTGTTTAATTCCATCAATTCCATTTCCACTACTTGTAGCTTGATTTGAAAGTGTTAAAAGTGGTGAAACTAAATATTTGTTTACACAAGCATTTGTATACATAAATTTAGCAATTGGAATTGTTGGTACATTTGTTGTTATTTTTTTAGCTATTGAATATCTATTAAATGAGTTTCCATATTTTACTCAATCCACTTTTTGCTCTTCTGTTAATTTTTCAAAGTCTAAAGTTTCTAATCTTTGGTGTTCTGTTGCAAATATTGGCAAAGAAAAGAAAGTAGTTAAAATCATAGTAAAAATCATACCAATTGATAAACCATTAATTGCTCCCAATAATGCATCAGCAGAACCAACTATTTTAAGTCTTCTTAGTTTTTTTCTAACTCCTCTATAAGTTGAAAAACCAATAATATTGACAATAGCAAAAACTAAAACACAGTAAATCAAGTATAAGATTAAAGCTACAAAGATTTTAAGTGTTTCAGTTCCTAAACCACTTCAAGAAAGTGTTGGAAAATCTTCAACCTTGGTAATAGCTTTTAACAGTTCAGAGAAAGTTGCCCCTACAGATGAACCCATACTTTCAAAAACTCCAACTATACCTGTTTTTCCAAGTAATTTTATTATTGGTTGTGCTGTTGCATTTGTCAATAACGTTGGTACAAACATCATTAAAATAACAGCAATTACTTCGATCAATAAGAAATAAAGGGTTGCAAAAAAACCACGTCTAATACCAAAGATTAAACTACCAATTATTGTTCCTAAGCACATAATATCTCACAGTCATCATGGACCAATATTTATAATTCCAATATTACTCAATTTTGCAACCTCCTAACTATTTTTGATTATACCAATATTTGTTAATATATATAAAATAAGATTAACCAAAGTATTATAATTTATTAGAAAAGGAACAGAAAATATGGCATCTATTAGTTTAAAAAAAGTTGAAAATAAAATAATTGAAAAAATTATTGAAGATAATAAGTATAATTTACAAATAATTAAAAATCCTACTATTAAAGCATTAATTAAAACAAAAAATAACGACACAATAAGTATTTATAATAATCAAACTGTTTTAATTCAATCAGATAATCCTAAATATTTTCTAGAAAAATATAACTTAAAACAAGTGACTGGTAAAACCAAAATAAACGAGCCAAAAATCACTTCTTTTTCTAGCATAAATACCATTGGATGTGATGAAGTTGGAGTTGGAGACTTTTTTGGACCATTAGTAGCTTGTTGTGTTTATATTGATAAAGATTTTGAAGAAAAAAATAAAAGTTTAGTCAAAGAGATAAAAGATTCTAAAAAATTAACTGAAGAACAAATATATTCAATATTTGATAGAGTAAGTTTTAAAGTGAAATATCATGCATACATTATGGATAACAAAGAATATAACTTGTTACAAAATAAATATCAAAACATTCATATTTTAAAAGCAATATGCCATAATAATGCTTTATTAAAATTGACTCAAAACAGTGACTTAGAATATAGTCAAATAATTATGGATGAATTTGCAAGTGAAAAAAATTATTTTAATTACTTGTCTGACCAAGAAAAAGTAGTTAGAGAAAAAATGTTATTTTTTAAGAAAGCAGAAGACAAATTCTTATCTGTTGCTCTTGCAAGTATTATTGCTCGCTTTTATTACTTACAAGCAATAAAAGCATTAGAAACTAAATATAATAAAAGAATGCCACTTGGTGCAAATGATCACGTTAAACTTTTGGTTCAAGAATACAAGAGAAATGATAGTCAAAATGTTGAACATTACATTAAAATGCATTTTAACGATAAATTGAAAAAATAAAAACCTAACTTGTTATAAAGTTAGGTTTTTAAATAAAAAAAGCAGCCTCAGGCTGCTAATCTACCGTTGATGGACGCAACAGTAAATTTATAATGTATTAAATTACTAGCGAACATTTTATACATCTTAGCGTGGCCTTATAAACCACACTTATATTTTACAAAAAAAAAAAAAAACTGTATAGTTTTTTTATTAAAATTTTAAATTATTTTTCAATTTTTAGTGATAATTCAACTTTGGCAAGTTTTTCATAAGAAATTCCAGCATCATCTAACATTTTTTTAGACACTTTATTTTCAATAGTACCATTATATTTGTCAGATGCAAAGTAAACTTTTTTAATTCCTGACTGAATTAAGCTTTTTGAACATTCATTACAAGGAAAAAGAGAAGTATACATATAACATCCTCTAACATTATGTCCAGAAGACAAAATTGCATTCAATTCTGCGTGAACTATATAAGGATATTTTGTATCTTGTCATTCACCTTCTCGGTCTCAAGGATAGTCATTATCATTAAAACCTCTTGGCATACCGTTGTAACCTGTTGAAACTATTTGTTTTAAGTCATTTACAATAACTGCCCCTACTTGTGTGTTTGGATCTTTACTTTTCATAGCATTTAATTCAACCATAGCCATAAAATATGTATTTCAATCTATATAATTGTCTCTACAATTCATGTTTTTATTCTCCTATTTAAAAGGTACCAATGAAATTACACCATTAATATCTTGAAGACTAAATTGTCATCCATTTAAGTTATAGATTATATTATTTAAATAATTTGTTTTCATAACACCAGTTTGTGCGTAAAACGCCAATGTATACATTGATA includes these proteins:
- a CDS encoding thymidine phosphorylase gives rise to the protein MNFSTIITKKKNKIELSEQEIKWLVESFVKDTLKDYQMAAFNMAVWFNGMTETELSVFTSTMIESGITYNLDGVEGPFADKHSTGGVGDKTSLIFAPLVASFGVKVSKLSGRGLGQTGGTIDKLESCTGWTGEISEERFKEILNTVGLSIMSQSSNVVPADKKLYALRDVTGTVDSIPLIASSIMSKKLVVPADSIVLDVKVGSGAFMKDMDSASLLSKTMISIGKAHNRNVSVMLTNMDKPLGKAIGNAIEVKEAWDTLHGKGPEDLVELCTVAAALTLTQTGKFSDLEVAKQEVLQVLQSGKAAHYLKDFVQAQGGDFSKIEDYDKHFSTKHVIEIKAEKDGYVSFASADGLGYLSMHLGAGRETKEDIIDFAAGIYLNKTTNDPVKAGEVVMTLYTNIDKEESFIKDAQEQIVILDSKTDEQVILKLITD
- a CDS encoding lysophospholipid acyltransferase family protein; its protein translation is MENNKNNIQVTENEQEELVDTKAKIYISKSTLFFQAWSIWRTVVKAKKITKRIKSDPNSYSEEYRYNWVKKKIRKILKIANTEIHVFGIENWIDKGVILAPNHQSNLDPILMLAINDFSLQQPVAFIAKQELWKTKVFKHFMNLTDNIPLDRNSPRSALNAMKEGKELINVYKRSLVIFPEGTRSQKQEMGEFLGASMKVAQMAYAPVVPVTIMDSYKLYEKRPKGKLRVKVIFGKPLIPEKFISIKTDLLTQNIKKEVQKNMDKYANVDVTDKKVVPKRVDKKNRTYFY
- a CDS encoding dihydrofolate reductase encodes the protein MVTLIWAQTLNGVIGFEGKLPWNIKEEMQHFVKSTKHKTVLMGRNTWDSLKLKPLPKRTNIVITSRPMDLTDENLKVDNNLEKWLKDFKNSQEEIIIIGGKKIFDASLNDADKLIISYIYEEYKGDVFAPEFDLNNFDLTDTQKFTEFEVRTYERKK
- a CDS encoding thymidylate synthase translates to MKQYLDLIENVLENGEKRSDRTGTGTISLFGTQSRYDLREGFPLVTTKKVFLKAIIHEMLWFINGDTNIKYLVDNDVKIWNEWPFEIFKLSKDYNNETLEEFVAKIKNDNEFAKVYGELGPVYGKQWRDFNGKDQLKSLIHDIKTKPDSRRHIISAWNPAEVDKMALPPCHAFFQFYVSTEGFLDLQLYQRSGDIFLGVPFNIASYSILLTLVALECNLKPRYFVHTIGDAHIYSNHLEQVKLQLTREPKKLPKLEIDFEGKTIFDIKYKDIKVVDYESHPAIKGEVAV
- a CDS encoding holo-ACP synthase, coding for MNKIGIDIVEVNRIQLTESMIKSILHNDEMKYLEKLESDDAKKQFLAGRWAVKEAIIKVVDNPLLPKNMNIGYNGKKPIVLNEDLKHIEISIAHEKNYAVATALNL
- the rnhC gene encoding ribonuclease HIII codes for the protein MASISLKKVENKIIEKIIEDNKYNLQIIKNPTIKALIKTKNNDTISIYNNQTVLIQSDNPKYFLEKYNLKQVTGKTKINEPKITSFSSINTIGCDEVGVGDFFGPLVACCVYIDKDFEEKNKSLVKEIKDSKKLTEEQIYSIFDRVSFKVKYHAYIMDNKEYNLLQNKYQNIHILKAICHNNALLKLTQNSDLEYSQIIMDEFASEKNYFNYLSDQEKVVREKMLFFKKAEDKFLSVALASIIARFYYLQAIKALETKYNKRMPLGANDHVKLLVQEYKRNDSQNVEHYIKMHFNDKLKK
- a CDS encoding deoxycytidylate deaminase is translated as MNCRDNYIDWNTYFMAMVELNAMKSKDPNTQVGAVIVNDLKQIVSTGYNGMPRGFNDNDYPWDREGEWQDTKYPYIVHAELNAILSSGHNVRGCYMYTSLFPCNECSKSLIQSGIKKVYFASDKYNGTIENKVSKKMLDDAGISYEKLAKVELSLKIEK